From SAR202 cluster bacterium, one genomic window encodes:
- a CDS encoding metal ABC transporter permease, whose protein sequence is MFEPFEYEFFVKGLIAATLASALCGLIGVYIVLRRMSYIGHGLSHAVFGGAVVSYVMSFNFYVGASLWGFISALLISLTTRERKIGADAAIGIITTASFAVGIALISRYKTFTRSFDAALFGNILGVSNGDILALAVVSASAAVLVFVGYKLFLFTTFDEEVARYYGVPTGWVDTGFSLVLAATIVVSMQVLGVTLIAAAIVIPPIVARLLTNSFKTMMALSTALGGFCGLAGIYLSYYIDVSSGATIVLVAAGLFVVTLAGTSLRGRRMAWGRRASGRRVAERKPAISPD, encoded by the coding sequence GTGTTTGAGCCTTTTGAGTACGAGTTCTTCGTTAAAGGGCTTATTGCGGCTACGCTGGCCAGCGCCCTGTGCGGGCTTATCGGCGTGTACATTGTGCTGCGGCGGATGTCATACATTGGGCACGGGCTGTCGCACGCCGTCTTCGGCGGCGCGGTGGTCAGTTACGTTATGTCCTTTAACTTCTATGTCGGCGCGAGCCTGTGGGGGTTTATATCAGCGCTGCTTATCAGTTTAACCACACGGGAGCGGAAGATAGGGGCAGACGCGGCCATCGGCATTATCACGACGGCCAGCTTCGCGGTGGGCATCGCGCTTATCAGCCGGTACAAGACGTTTACGCGGAGCTTTGACGCGGCGCTGTTCGGCAACATTTTGGGGGTGAGCAATGGGGACATTTTGGCGCTGGCGGTGGTGTCGGCGTCGGCGGCGGTGCTGGTGTTCGTCGGCTACAAGCTGTTCCTGTTCACGACCTTCGATGAAGAGGTAGCGAGGTATTATGGGGTGCCGACGGGGTGGGTGGACACGGGGTTCTCGCTGGTGCTGGCGGCGACGATAGTGGTGTCTATGCAGGTTTTGGGGGTGACGCTGATAGCGGCGGCGATAGTGATTCCACCCATCGTCGCTAGATTATTAACAAATAGTTTCAAGACGATGATGGCGCTGTCCACGGCGCTGGGCGGGTTCTGCGGGCTGGCGGGGATATATCTGAGCTACTACATCGACGTATCGTCAGGGGCTACGATTGTGCTGGTGGCGGCGGGGCTGTTTGTGGTGACGCTGGCGGGGACGAGTCTGAGGGGTCGGAGGATGGCGTGGGGGCGGAGGGCGTCGGGGAGGAGGGTGGCGGAGAGAAAGCCGGCTATAAGTCCTGATTGA